The Henningerozyma blattae CBS 6284 chromosome 9, complete genome DNA segment AAGTAATCGAAACTTTTGGATTTAAACAATCTGGAATGTTGATAGTCAGTAGCAAATAGTTTTTATCAGCATCAGTTTCACTGGATCTTTGAGCCCATTGAACTTGAGGAGTTAGAATCTTAGTGGACATATTTTATTGCTTGAGTAAATATAGATTTAATTGCTTGGgttatttcaaaatcaaaatcaaacaaGGAATGGATTAAACTCTTTCTTTAAGTATCGTAGATCCTCAATTCTCTAATCAATCAATTGCTTGTGCAATTCCTTTGGATACAATTCGCTTTTGGTAATTTCTCATATCAAAACATTGTTAATTTTCGATTTTCGATTTTTTTCGCCCCCCTCCCGCCCCCGAATGTTCTAGAAACTACGAGGTAGTTTTTAAAGCGGTTACCACCTTTTTCTGGAGATTTTCCTTTATCAAAAGTTTACAAGATTGTAGGAGAGCCTATCTAGTAATGAGGCACCAACAAACTACCTTAAATATTATCCATCTATTAACCATGAATAGATAGATGTAAATTTTTCGAAGAAGAAAACTATATCTTATACTTAATGAATGTTTAAACAACTAGAATTGATCCtattaatagaaattaTCAAAGCACTGTATTTTTTAGAACATTTATTTCCACGGTATCGAACGCCgtctaattttttatcactTTGCCGCTGAGCTATGACTTTCGTGAAAATTTCTACTTTCGTAAATATTTCCGGTCTCAATTAGGGGTTTATTTTACACAGAATTTCCTCTGCCACATAATCAGTTTATGAATAACTTCATCACTAATTATGGTAACAGGTGAGAAACTGAAAGGCGTGACGAGAACTAATAATAGCTACCAAAAGTACCTCATTAGTTGACTACAAAAGGTACTATACTTCCATAATGTATTACAAGTTTGTTAATTCAAGAAGATAGTAGTCTATACTATACAGGAGCGGTTAGGACCTTTCACTGTAATTTGCCCGCCTTTAACAGTTACAACTACGGGAAAAAGCAACATTATTGACATAGCCCCATTCATAGCTAACTGAATTGTCTAGAAGAAAGAGAAATTCAAGCCAAAAGAATAAAACGGCTGATAGTTTAAGGGCGTATTGTtcagaattttttttttcgtttcTTTTTGATTGCATCATTATATGAGGTGTTTAGAAGAACATGAAGTTTAAATATAGTTACGATATTAAACAAAGAAACATAACTCAGTTTTCTCGctgttaatatttttaaaaaatttaatattttttaccatttttGCTGCAAACACATAGAGCTATAAATGAGAGAATTGAATCGTCGAGAAATTCTTATAAATCAAACTACAGTTAATTTTCAGGATAACGGTTATAATAGACTTGGTTTAATATCGAACTCGAATATTCCTTTAATTAACTCATTGAATGAATTAACTTATTTAGTTGCCAATTCTGAATTAACAAGGGAAACAATATCGACTGATGGTACATTGGAAAGGTTAATACATATTATGAAATCatgtaatattaatatttttgaactCTTAGAgatagataaaaaaatcaaaaataaatcaacaaATCCAAATGAATTAAGAAGATTAGAAATGTTGAAacaatcaatattttcaagatATTCATGGAAATGGACTTTATGCTTACAATGTCTGGTGCTGACTGGGTCAAGGGGTACAGCATTCATTAGAGAAAAGATAGTTGAAGTTGGGGTGATACCTATCTTAGCAACGATCTTAGATAATTATCTTCTCTTTCACAAAcgttttaatattatcaaatatgaaaaatttcaatattcaatttcaaCTTTTGAGAGTGAAactttttatcaattatatagaaaaaatgaTTACGAGAGCTATGAGGAAtttctatattatttggCAGACCCGGCTTTTACCGATGGATATAATTCTAAACCAGAAAGTGATACTAATTGGGGATCTGATATGAACTCTGATCAAATCAAGACGGCAAATTTGGTTAATATTGGATTACAAAAggcattattattaactcCAACAATGATGGCTGAAACTGATATTCCAAAGATTTGGAATGATTCGgataaaattgaagaatctTATAGAAACTCATATGGTACTGAATTATATTCAACTCAATTTAAGGAAGACAAACCTTTAGAGACTAACGATGATTATACAACTAACAACAATTTGTATTCCAGCAGTCTCGAAAGTAATGTAGCTGACGACAGTTTTCGATCTGAAGAACCATTTTCAcaagaatattttcataCACCATTAATTGATTCACCCAGAGAATTTCTTTTAGGTAGGATTATACCAAAGGATGATGATATCATATGGTCATTACAGTTGTTAgcatttttatcaaaatatccCTCTTTGAAAGAGCATCTTTTAGATGTACAATTGGTAGAATCATTATCTATTAGACCTTCTTTGAATCTGTTCGAAAAACGACTACAGGTAACTCATCAAATAACTGATGATATGAGCTTattaaatatcaataatactAAGCGCTCCAGCTATGAATCTTGCAATATGAAACTTAGGGACAAAAGTAGCTCATCTGAGACATCTAGTAGTGGCTCAGACTCAAATATTCGTGAAGGGAATCCAGAAATTGTCTTTGCATTATTTCATAACTTACCACCTGATAACAAGCAAGAGGAAGCAAAGgaaaaatttacaagaaAGTCTAAGGTTACATCTTTCAAACTATTCAACCatagatttaaaaattttaaatatcatCCAGATGATAAAGGcttaaatataaatggTCCGTATCAAAAGAGGCGTGAATATGAGGCTAAGATAGCAAAGCAATATAGAAAAACTCAGAAAATTAATTGGGAGAGCCCGGTAAACGCTACAGAAATGAATATTAACAAAGAATcgatgaaattaaatatctttCCTCTTGTTGAAAGGTATACCTCAACTAAAGACAATACTAAAGAAGCTAAGTATTGGAGTTCAGTAATAATGAGAAATTATTGCAGAAAGGATGAAGTAATGTGTATTCGTCAATGTGGGAATTTATTTTGTGGCGAATGGGAGTCATATCCACGTGAATTTTCCAAATGCCGTCGTTGCAAAAGAACTAAATATTGTTCACGAGAATGCCAGATAAAAGCTTGGAAAAATCACAGACATTGGTGCCAAGAGGCTTATCCCTCTACCACAACTACTGGAACTATTGCTTCTAATGTGCCAATTGGATCTGTCTTACATACCGTTAGACccaattcaaatactaATGTTACTAATTTCACTACTAATAACTTAGTGCCCACTGCCGCTATTGCTACTGCTACTACTACTGCTACTACAACAACGACTAACACTACTACAACTACTACAACTACTACTGCTTCAATGGCAACTACAGTAGCCACTGAGGCATTGTTTTCCATGGAAGGCTCTAATGTTCCAATGACAATGCTACCCACAAGAAGACTCCAAGAGGCTGTCGAACAACCCAATCCAATTGCTAACTTTCTTGAAACTATTTTTGGTACAGATAATATTGGCGTAGCCAATGATATGAATTCTGAAGATAATTTGAATACTATGCTAAATTTTCGTAGCAATAATGAGATAGAAGAACGAATAAACAGTCCAAGCATTGATTTTGAGGAGCCAGCCCGTGATGATTCTAACAGAACGACTAGTATTTAAAGTATATTTCTAACTACTTTAGGTCTTATCTTtgtaaattcaaatataattacTCTTCCGTTCTTATTCTATTTACTTTTTAGTATATTAATAGTCTATggtaatttcattttttgtaCTTAAATATCAAGAGCCCTACATAATCTATTACATTAACTCAGATTTTTCCCCGCATTATTTTTGATGCTAATTGTAAGCTATGGTTTGCTTTAAtataagatttttttttatgaagTTCCAAACATCTTTTCTAATTATTCATCTGTACAGTAAATAAGTAATTAAAGTacataaagatattaattatGACTAATAGGTAGTAGTCGTTATATATGCttaagaatataaaaatggGTATGgatattaaagattcaCTCTCTTAATACAGAAGATAAAAGGAGGAATGAAGCAATCAAAAGTTGTGCGtatcatttaatataataggTTGTATaagtttaaatattattagaaaaaagtAGAACAAAAAGAAGCAAAAAACATGAACGACTTAATTCCTTATTTCTTgctttttttgattttcttttttttcgtttcagtttcaatttcttcattaattaacTGGGGTAACAAAGTATCAGATGGTAAATCCAGCAGACTTCTCTCCTCAATTGGGCCATCTAAACCATTGATATTAACACTTTCTACAGAAGATTGGTTTAGCAGGTATTCATCTGATAAGTTACTTCCATGCCGTAATTTATGATAATCCTGCTCTTCATTTCTTGTATCGTCAATGCAAGTCTCTTGCGAGGAacaatcattaataatattttcatttacctcatcaatatcattatcaatgGATGGTTGAGTAGAACTACAGCCTATGTATACGTCATTTGATACGGAATCATTGTTATGTGTATCTTCATAATCCTGTCCAACAATAGTAGTTGTGTCATTATcgttttcaatttcatcatgATCTATACAAGATAGCGTATTTAATTCGAAATTTTCCATTGAATATCTTGGTGGCAATGGAATGTTTCTGATTGCATCTGTGCTTGGTAGTGTAGAATAATTGCTATTACTCCCACAAACGTTTATTAGTCTATCATGTCCCGTTAGAGCGTCATCATAATTTGGTGGAGCACCAATTTCTCCATGCTTACTACCGAAAGAATACTTTTTTGCATTTGCCTTTGGATAAACATATCCACGTTGGCCAATATTTAGATGTAATTGAACCACATCGGATGACGATATAAAGCttggattttttttattcttactAATCGGTATTCTATCTATTAGACTCTCACTACTGCTACTTTCATTGTCTagttcaatttttttctcttttgaAACTGAGAATTGATTAGATGTTACAGAGGAAAATAAAGTTGTGTTGATTGCACCAATACCGATGTATAGGtccaaattaatattttctgcCACATCTAGAActttattaccattatgagttataaaaatagtacctgttgaatatttgaaacCAAACCCTACAGTATCACCTTCTTGCAACTCTGGTAAGATCTTACTAGAGTCGCCAAGTGgattatttctaaataatttaccaGTTGATTCATAACCAATTGAATAGTTTGCTCTCCCTGGAATCATGAAATAAGGATATGGAGATGTCATTAGTCCAATGCTAAATATTGTGTTCGAATCTTTAGGGAACTTATAAATTTTGACTTCGAAATAAACAacctttttattattaaagggTACAGGGTAATTCAAAATGGTAGAAGATGATCTGTTATATTTTGTGAATGATACATTTAATTTGTCATTAATGAGAAAACTTGGGTTAAAATTTCCcatttcatcaatattatcattaacgCTGggtagaaaaaaataactcTCTAGACCACGATCTCTAATTTTTATCAGATCTGCATATGACAAAGTAGAaccaaattcttttaaactTGGACCAAATTTCGATTGGAATTCAGTACAATGATTATACAGTTGCTTTTCAAATACCGACAATTtcttaaatcttttatctCTTAATTTTGGATCAGTCATTCTTAATATACTTGGATGGTTGAAATCTCCATTCAATAGGAATCCGTCTTCATTAGgacaatattttctttgcATTTTAATTAGACGCAAGTATTTATTGGCACGAGTATTTCTCATTAATTCtgcatcttcttcttcttcgtcatcatcatagTCATAATCGTCATCTTGTTcatattcttcttcttctattgatttaaaatacGAGGATATAAATACAATAACtaaaaatccaaatattgCTAGCAAAACAAAAGAAGGGggaaatatatatgaatgGGTGGTctcattattttgtttgatatatatatttgtagtACCTTCAGTGGCTTCAGATTCATGCTTAGTTTGCATATTATCTAGTAAAGCTTGTAAACTTGATAAATCCAATGTAAATGTAGGGTCATCGCTATTAGCGTCATTTGCGATGAAATAATCATTTATAGTTACATCCCTCTTTACATTAGCAGTATGATTAGGGTCTAGTTCTTTCAGAAAGGTTTCAGGTAGTAGCATCGaacattaaaatatattttcaaatcttaTATAAGTTTTGTTTACTCTGGGGTTTCTTTGTTTACTCGAAGAATACagtatattaaattttatattctcGACTAAAGCTATTCcctatattattttaccCAGTAACTATTGTAAATTGTAACACTCCGACCTTTCTtctctttatatataatttttgtatCTTTGCCTTCTTATCCCctttattactattgttCTAGTTCCTGATTGGTATCTGTAGTTTCGGCAATGAGTTTGTATCTTACATTCTTTGCTCCAGGCCACACTATTATTAAGTGCCTGAGAAAGTCCGCAGTAATGCCCCTGGCAGAAAACTAgcaataaaataaaagcaCGGAAACACGGAGGCTTGCTAGGGTTTGATAGAGCTTTTGGGATTTTAGTTCTTGAAAATAGGGTTTTTGCCAGGTAATGGGATTGTACATCTATATAAATATGCTACATAAAAATGAGAGTAAAGACAATTACAGAGTTGAAGAGGTAATTGAGATATATAAGAATGTAAAGAACGATCGATTAAATGcagtaataaaaagaacaaTGAATGGCCTGGAGATGCGGAGTAAAAGCAGTAACAAAGGATGGAAATAAGAATGTGAATAGGGATGGGATGTAGAGATGAGTAGGAAATTTTaatgtaaaaaataaatgtaaatgtaaatgtaaatgtaaatgAAAGTTTAAATGtgaatgaaaatgataatgtaaatttaaatagtaataataggTTAGCCAAAAAAAAGTTGCAAtgcaaaaataaatgtcTAAGGTCCATCTCTATTCGTCAGATTCATCAGACTCATAATCTCCACTAACTTCACTCCATTCAATGTAATATTGTTTCatgaaatttttgtaattctttaaaaagaGTGGATCGTATGGGAAATAGCTTTGTAAATCAATGAACTGTTGTCTTGTTACAATCGACCAAGTAGTGCCTACCACTGTAGTGTTATTAGTGGCACTTTTGCCATCAGTATTATCTAGTGGTTTACCAAGTATACCTCTTAGTCTTTCATTACTGTTATTCTCAATTATACTAAAACAATAAGCAATCCCTTCGTGCTGCGTAATACGAGCAAACATCAACATGACATTCTCGTTACAATATTTCAATGGATTGAATTTAGAGACAATGAGTCTTTGGAAGAATTTATCCAATTCACATTCCCATTGCCCAGTAACTTgatctttaaataattcatgtCTAAAGCAGAACATATAACATAACGACTGAAATACTGCGTAGAAGTGTTTGAATCTATCCATTCCTCCCCCACTTCCATCACCATTAGCAATCATATCAACTTCGTATTCTCGCTCTAATACGAATCTATTTAACCAGGAGGTTAGATAGCTTGCCACGAATATAATCTGTGTACGAGAAAGTTTCTTAGCTCGAGCAATATATGAACCTAAATATTGTAATGCTTTGACTTTCTTTTCAGAGGTTTCATTGGGTGAGAATGATAtatcaattaatgaaaCAAGAAATGAATCCATTAATTCGCTTTGTAATTGAGAAATATGGAAcataatatattgaatGGATTTAGTATAGTAGGTAGAAAGAACATGTGTCTTAAATAAAGTGGTTAATGTGTTGAAGATACTCACAC contains these protein-coding regions:
- the TBLA0I01350 gene encoding uncharacterized protein (similar to Saccharomyces cerevisiae SSH4 (YKL124W); ancestral locus Anc_2.448) gives rise to the protein MLLPETFLKELDPNHTANVKRDVTINDYFIANDANSDDPTFTLDLSSLQALLDNMQTKHESEATEGTTNIYIKQNNETTHSYIFPPSFVLLAIFGFLVIVFISSYFKSIEEEEYEQDDDYDYDDDEEEEDAELMRNTRANKYLRLIKMQRKYCPNEDGFLLNGDFNHPSILRMTDPKLRDKRFKKLSVFEKQLYNHCTEFQSKFGPSLKEFGSTLSYADLIKIRDRGLESYFFLPSVNDNIDEMGNFNPSFLINDKLNVSFTKYNRSSSTILNYPVPFNNKKVVYFEVKIYKFPKDSNTIFSIGLMTSPYPYFMIPGRANYSIGYESTGKLFRNNPLGDSSKILPELQEGDTVGFGFKYSTGTIFITHNGNKVLDVAENINLDLYIGIGAINTTLFSSVTSNQFSVSKEKKIELDNESSSSESLIDRIPISKNKKNPSFISSSDVVQLHLNIGQRGYVYPKANAKKYSFGSKHGEIGAPPNYDDALTGHDRLINVCGSNSNYSTLPSTDAIRNIPLPPRYSMENFELNTLSCIDHDEIENDNDTTTIVGQDYEDTHNNDSVSNDVYIGCSSTQPSIDNDIDEVNENIINDCSSQETCIDDTRNEEQDYHKLRHGSNLSDEYLLNQSSVESVNINGLDGPIEERSLLDLPSDTLLPQLINEEIETETKKKKIKKSKK
- the MUB1 gene encoding MYND-type zinc finger protein MUB1 (similar to Saccharomyces cerevisiae MUB1 (YMR100W); ancestral locus Anc_2.454) translates to MRELNRREILINQTTVNFQDNGYNRLGLISNSNIPLINSLNELTYLVANSELTRETISTDGTLERLIHIMKSCNINIFELLEIDKKIKNKSTNPNELRRLEMLKQSIFSRYSWKWTLCLQCLVLTGSRGTAFIREKIVEVGVIPILATILDNYLLFHKRFNIIKYEKFQYSISTFESETFYQLYRKNDYESYEEFLYYLADPAFTDGYNSKPESDTNWGSDMNSDQIKTANLVNIGLQKALLLTPTMMAETDIPKIWNDSDKIEESYRNSYGTELYSTQFKEDKPLETNDDYTTNNNLYSSSLESNVADDSFRSEEPFSQEYFHTPLIDSPREFLLGRIIPKDDDIIWSLQLLAFLSKYPSLKEHLLDVQLVESLSIRPSLNLFEKRLQVTHQITDDMSLLNINNTKRSSYESCNMKLRDKSSSSETSSSGSDSNIREGNPEIVFALFHNLPPDNKQEEAKEKFTRKSKVTSFKLFNHRFKNFKYHPDDKGLNINGPYQKRREYEAKIAKQYRKTQKINWESPVNATEMNINKESMKLNIFPLVERYTSTKDNTKEAKYWSSVIMRNYCRKDEVMCIRQCGNLFCGEWESYPREFSKCRRCKRTKYCSRECQIKAWKNHRHWCQEAYPSTTTTGTIASNVPIGSVLHTVRPNSNTNVTNFTTNNLVPTAAIATATTTATTTTTNTTTTTTTTTASMATTVATEALFSMEGSNVPMTMLPTRRLQEAVEQPNPIANFLETIFGTDNIGVANDMNSEDNLNTMLNFRSNNEIEERINSPSIDFEEPARDDSNRTTSI